In Vitis vinifera cultivar Pinot Noir 40024 chromosome 11, ASM3070453v1, a genomic segment contains:
- the LOC100249171 gene encoding probable ADP-ribosylation factor GTPase-activating protein AGD14 isoform X1 has product MANRMKEDEKNERIIRGLLKLPENRRCINCNSLGPQYVCTNFWTFVCTTCSGIHREFTHRVKSVSMAKFTSQEVSSLQRGGNERVKEFYFKEWDPQRHSFPDSSNIERLRDFIKHVYVDRRYSGERSFDKPPRVKMGDKEEPYENRKMDNYQGGSRSPPYEDSYDRRYSDQRSPGGRSDDKNFRYGYDGRRSPGSDLENRQHGDYRRSPVRPEIVNDWRREDRFGNGRKSDRETNREGRSPDHQKDLDASSPPMVRPVREILGDNVSPLRVIEPPKANGGRVGDGFARTQRTASSSSLGSSNGNPGELKRENSGILIDFDADPEPPVAATVPQTQQPPVQTIAQPISSSNDNWASFDFATEAKVSQAPSNVNALETVLSQLSVPASVPGHGSGVPNSGGAPTAVPVGNVSVLPMSGDSLFPPVRPIPTSPFLGGAPAPVNTFAAFPPAAAAAAAPGLTPMLHGHDGNSFVKVTGAGQWPSMQYQQHSLFPDTGSQSIAQQFAPSVGGTSTNQQWNSPLLPNTQGPFSAPAAQAPQTVSKPQVVASSLSSPPLPVEVKPAGRKELPLDLFAATYQPISMQVPGWQTGPPHGMGFHLQYNTAAPLPSTFSHSSKSTNPFDLNNEPPPAQAPTFPSMASLQGSLPNMPPSMGLLHSSSAGTQSTWTPPQSSLYPLAMPPQAPPYVSGMPPQVPPYASGMPPRAYMGQQVPGAIPPSSHQGVGSFGSEDAAFSSLNPNHLIGGRSSAPAALDKLSSVGGNPFG; this is encoded by the exons ATGGCGAATAGAATGAAggaagatgaaaaaaatgagagaattaTTCGGGGTCTTTTGAAACTTCCTGAGAATCGCAGATGTATTAACTGCAACAGTCTG GGACCGCAATACGTGTGCACAAATTTCTGGACATTTGTTTGCACAACTTGTAGTGGGATACA TCGAGAGTTCACACATCGAGTGAAGTCAGTATCAATGGCAAAATTTACTTCTCAAGAAGTCAGCTCTCTTCAACGAGGGGGAAATGAG CGTGTGAAGGAATTCTATTTTAAGGAATGGGATCCGCAGCGTCATTCTTTCCCTGATAGCAG TAATATTGAGAGACTTCGGGACTTCATCAAGCATGTTTATGTGGATAGAAGATATAGTGGTGAGAGAAGCTTTGACAAACCACCAAGGGTGAAGATG GGTGACAAGGAGGAACCTTATGAAAACAGAAAGATGGACAACTATCAGGGTGGATCACGAAGCCCACCATATGAAGATTCATATGATCGTCGTTACAGTGATCAGCGTAGTCCTGGTGGAAGAAGTGATGACAAAAATTTTAGATATGGCTATGATGGAAGAAGAAGTCCAGGAAGTGATTTAGAAAATAGGCAGCACGGTGATTATAGGAGAAGTCCTGTTCGTCCTGAGATAGTTAATGATTGGCGTCGTGAGGATAGATTTGGGAATGGAAGGAAATCTGATAGAGAAACTAATCGGGAAGGCAGGTCACCTGACCATCAGAAGGATCTGGATGCATCCAGTCCTCCAATGGTACGCCCTGTTAGAGAGATTTTAGGGGATAATGTATCACCCTTACGGGTTATTGAACCTCCAAAGGCCAATGGTGGCAGGGTCGGTGATGGTTTTGCACGTACGCAG AGAACCGCTTCATCCAGTAGCTTGGGATCCTCTAATGGAAATCCAGGGGAACTAAAAAGGGAGAATTCAGGAAtcttaattgattttgatgCTGATCCTGAACCTCCTGTTGCTGCAACAGTGCCACAAACACAACAACCACCAGTTCAAACCATCGCACAACCGATAAGTTCATCCAATGATAACTGGGCCTCTTTTGATTTTGCCACAGAAGCAAAAGTATCCCAAGCTCCTTCAAATGTGAATGCCCTGGAAACAGTACTTTCACAATTGTCAGTTCCAGCATCTGTTCCTGGGCACGGATCAGGAGTACCCAATAGTGGTGGTGCTCCAACAGCTGTACCAGTGGGCAATGTGTCAGTGTTGCCAATGAGTGGTGATTCCCTATTTCCACCAGTACGGCCCATCCCTACGTCACCGTTTCTTGGTGGTGCTCCTGCACCAGTCAATACTTTTGCTGCATTTCCTCCAGCTGCTGCCGCTGCAGCTGCTCCTGGATTGACACCAATGTTACATGGGCATGATGGTAATTCCTTTGTCAAAGTTACTGGTGCAGGACAATGGCCAAGCATGCAGTATCAACAACATTCTTTATTCCCTGATACTGGAAGTCAGTCTATCGCTCAACAATTTGCTCCATCAGTTGGTGGAACTTCAACCAATCAG CagtggaattcaccacttttgCCAAATACACAAGGGCCTTTTAGTGCTCCTGCAGCACAAGCACCTCAAACTGTCTCAAAACCTCAGGTGGTTGCTTCTAGTCTTTCATCACCACCTCTCCCTGTGGAAGTAAAACCAGCTGGAAGAAAAGAATTGCCATTG GATCTTTTCGCTGCAACCTATCAACCCATCTCTATGCAAGTTCCAGGTTGGCAAACTGGTCCACCCCATGGCATGGGGTTCCACCTGCAATATAATACTGCAGCG CCATTGCCATCAACATTCTCACATTCATCAAAATCAACAAACCCATTTGATCTCAACAATGAACCACCTCCGGCTCAAGCTCCAACA TTTCCTTCCATGGCGTCCTTGCAAGGGAGTCTACCAAATATGCCCCCTTCTATGGGCTTGCTGCATTCTTCCAGTGCTGGTACTCAATCAACATGGACACCACCCCAGTCATCATTATATCCATTGGCAATGCCTCCACAAGCACCACCTTATGTGTCGGGAATGCCTCCACAAGTACCGCCTTATGCGTCGGGAATGCCTCCAA GAGCATACATGGGGCAACAAGTACCTGGTGCCATTCCACCTTCCAG TCATCAAGGAGTGGGAAGCTTTGGCAGTGAGGATGCTGCTTTTAGCTCTTTGAATCcaaatcatctaattggtggaaGATCCTCTGCACCTGCTGCCTTAGATAAGCTTTCTTCTGTTGGAGGAAATCCATTTGGATAA
- the LOC100249171 gene encoding uncharacterized protein LOC100249171 isoform X2, whose product MANRMKEDEKNERIIRGLLKLPENRRCINCNSLGPQYVCTNFWTFVCTTCSGIHREFTHRVKSVSMAKFTSQEVSSLQRGGNERVKEFYFKEWDPQRHSFPDSSNIERLRDFIKHVYVDRRYSGERSFDKPPRVKMGDKEEPYENRKMDNYQGGSRSPPYEDSYDRRYSDQRSPGGRSDDKNFRYGYDGRRSPGSDLENRQHGDYRRSPVRPEIVNDWRREDRFGNGRKSDRETNREGRSPDHQKDLDASSPPMVRPVREILGDNVSPLRVIEPPKANGGRVGDGFARTQRTASSSSLGSSNGNPGELKRENSGILIDFDADPEPPVAATVPQTQQPPVQTIAQPISSSNDNWASFDFATEAKVSQAPSNVNALETVLSQLSVPASVPGHGSGVPNSGGAPTAVPVGNVSVLPMSGDSLFPPVRPIPTSPFLGGAPAPVNTFAAFPPAAAAAAAPGLTPMLHGHDGNSFVKVTGAGQWPSMQYQQHSLFPDTGSQSIAQQFAPSVGGTSTNQWNSPLLPNTQGPFSAPAAQAPQTVSKPQVVASSLSSPPLPVEVKPAGRKELPLDLFAATYQPISMQVPGWQTGPPHGMGFHLQYNTAAPLPSTFSHSSKSTNPFDLNNEPPPAQAPTFPSMASLQGSLPNMPPSMGLLHSSSAGTQSTWTPPQSSLYPLAMPPQAPPYVSGMPPQVPPYASGMPPRAYMGQQVPGAIPPSSHQGVGSFGSEDAAFSSLNPNHLIGGRSSAPAALDKLSSVGGNPFG is encoded by the exons ATGGCGAATAGAATGAAggaagatgaaaaaaatgagagaattaTTCGGGGTCTTTTGAAACTTCCTGAGAATCGCAGATGTATTAACTGCAACAGTCTG GGACCGCAATACGTGTGCACAAATTTCTGGACATTTGTTTGCACAACTTGTAGTGGGATACA TCGAGAGTTCACACATCGAGTGAAGTCAGTATCAATGGCAAAATTTACTTCTCAAGAAGTCAGCTCTCTTCAACGAGGGGGAAATGAG CGTGTGAAGGAATTCTATTTTAAGGAATGGGATCCGCAGCGTCATTCTTTCCCTGATAGCAG TAATATTGAGAGACTTCGGGACTTCATCAAGCATGTTTATGTGGATAGAAGATATAGTGGTGAGAGAAGCTTTGACAAACCACCAAGGGTGAAGATG GGTGACAAGGAGGAACCTTATGAAAACAGAAAGATGGACAACTATCAGGGTGGATCACGAAGCCCACCATATGAAGATTCATATGATCGTCGTTACAGTGATCAGCGTAGTCCTGGTGGAAGAAGTGATGACAAAAATTTTAGATATGGCTATGATGGAAGAAGAAGTCCAGGAAGTGATTTAGAAAATAGGCAGCACGGTGATTATAGGAGAAGTCCTGTTCGTCCTGAGATAGTTAATGATTGGCGTCGTGAGGATAGATTTGGGAATGGAAGGAAATCTGATAGAGAAACTAATCGGGAAGGCAGGTCACCTGACCATCAGAAGGATCTGGATGCATCCAGTCCTCCAATGGTACGCCCTGTTAGAGAGATTTTAGGGGATAATGTATCACCCTTACGGGTTATTGAACCTCCAAAGGCCAATGGTGGCAGGGTCGGTGATGGTTTTGCACGTACGCAG AGAACCGCTTCATCCAGTAGCTTGGGATCCTCTAATGGAAATCCAGGGGAACTAAAAAGGGAGAATTCAGGAAtcttaattgattttgatgCTGATCCTGAACCTCCTGTTGCTGCAACAGTGCCACAAACACAACAACCACCAGTTCAAACCATCGCACAACCGATAAGTTCATCCAATGATAACTGGGCCTCTTTTGATTTTGCCACAGAAGCAAAAGTATCCCAAGCTCCTTCAAATGTGAATGCCCTGGAAACAGTACTTTCACAATTGTCAGTTCCAGCATCTGTTCCTGGGCACGGATCAGGAGTACCCAATAGTGGTGGTGCTCCAACAGCTGTACCAGTGGGCAATGTGTCAGTGTTGCCAATGAGTGGTGATTCCCTATTTCCACCAGTACGGCCCATCCCTACGTCACCGTTTCTTGGTGGTGCTCCTGCACCAGTCAATACTTTTGCTGCATTTCCTCCAGCTGCTGCCGCTGCAGCTGCTCCTGGATTGACACCAATGTTACATGGGCATGATGGTAATTCCTTTGTCAAAGTTACTGGTGCAGGACAATGGCCAAGCATGCAGTATCAACAACATTCTTTATTCCCTGATACTGGAAGTCAGTCTATCGCTCAACAATTTGCTCCATCAGTTGGTGGAACTTCAACCAATCAG tggaattcaccacttttgCCAAATACACAAGGGCCTTTTAGTGCTCCTGCAGCACAAGCACCTCAAACTGTCTCAAAACCTCAGGTGGTTGCTTCTAGTCTTTCATCACCACCTCTCCCTGTGGAAGTAAAACCAGCTGGAAGAAAAGAATTGCCATTG GATCTTTTCGCTGCAACCTATCAACCCATCTCTATGCAAGTTCCAGGTTGGCAAACTGGTCCACCCCATGGCATGGGGTTCCACCTGCAATATAATACTGCAGCG CCATTGCCATCAACATTCTCACATTCATCAAAATCAACAAACCCATTTGATCTCAACAATGAACCACCTCCGGCTCAAGCTCCAACA TTTCCTTCCATGGCGTCCTTGCAAGGGAGTCTACCAAATATGCCCCCTTCTATGGGCTTGCTGCATTCTTCCAGTGCTGGTACTCAATCAACATGGACACCACCCCAGTCATCATTATATCCATTGGCAATGCCTCCACAAGCACCACCTTATGTGTCGGGAATGCCTCCACAAGTACCGCCTTATGCGTCGGGAATGCCTCCAA GAGCATACATGGGGCAACAAGTACCTGGTGCCATTCCACCTTCCAG TCATCAAGGAGTGGGAAGCTTTGGCAGTGAGGATGCTGCTTTTAGCTCTTTGAATCcaaatcatctaattggtggaaGATCCTCTGCACCTGCTGCCTTAGATAAGCTTTCTTCTGTTGGAGGAAATCCATTTGGATAA
- the LOC100249171 gene encoding probable ADP-ribosylation factor GTPase-activating protein AGD14 isoform X3 gives MAKFTSQEVSSLQRGGNERVKEFYFKEWDPQRHSFPDSSNIERLRDFIKHVYVDRRYSGERSFDKPPRVKMGDKEEPYENRKMDNYQGGSRSPPYEDSYDRRYSDQRSPGGRSDDKNFRYGYDGRRSPGSDLENRQHGDYRRSPVRPEIVNDWRREDRFGNGRKSDRETNREGRSPDHQKDLDASSPPMVRPVREILGDNVSPLRVIEPPKANGGRVGDGFARTQRTASSSSLGSSNGNPGELKRENSGILIDFDADPEPPVAATVPQTQQPPVQTIAQPISSSNDNWASFDFATEAKVSQAPSNVNALETVLSQLSVPASVPGHGSGVPNSGGAPTAVPVGNVSVLPMSGDSLFPPVRPIPTSPFLGGAPAPVNTFAAFPPAAAAAAAPGLTPMLHGHDGNSFVKVTGAGQWPSMQYQQHSLFPDTGSQSIAQQFAPSVGGTSTNQQWNSPLLPNTQGPFSAPAAQAPQTVSKPQVVASSLSSPPLPVEVKPAGRKELPLDLFAATYQPISMQVPGWQTGPPHGMGFHLQYNTAAPLPSTFSHSSKSTNPFDLNNEPPPAQAPTFPSMASLQGSLPNMPPSMGLLHSSSAGTQSTWTPPQSSLYPLAMPPQAPPYVSGMPPQVPPYASGMPPRAYMGQQVPGAIPPSSHQGVGSFGSEDAAFSSLNPNHLIGGRSSAPAALDKLSSVGGNPFG, from the exons ATGGCAAAATTTACTTCTCAAGAAGTCAGCTCTCTTCAACGAGGGGGAAATGAG CGTGTGAAGGAATTCTATTTTAAGGAATGGGATCCGCAGCGTCATTCTTTCCCTGATAGCAG TAATATTGAGAGACTTCGGGACTTCATCAAGCATGTTTATGTGGATAGAAGATATAGTGGTGAGAGAAGCTTTGACAAACCACCAAGGGTGAAGATG GGTGACAAGGAGGAACCTTATGAAAACAGAAAGATGGACAACTATCAGGGTGGATCACGAAGCCCACCATATGAAGATTCATATGATCGTCGTTACAGTGATCAGCGTAGTCCTGGTGGAAGAAGTGATGACAAAAATTTTAGATATGGCTATGATGGAAGAAGAAGTCCAGGAAGTGATTTAGAAAATAGGCAGCACGGTGATTATAGGAGAAGTCCTGTTCGTCCTGAGATAGTTAATGATTGGCGTCGTGAGGATAGATTTGGGAATGGAAGGAAATCTGATAGAGAAACTAATCGGGAAGGCAGGTCACCTGACCATCAGAAGGATCTGGATGCATCCAGTCCTCCAATGGTACGCCCTGTTAGAGAGATTTTAGGGGATAATGTATCACCCTTACGGGTTATTGAACCTCCAAAGGCCAATGGTGGCAGGGTCGGTGATGGTTTTGCACGTACGCAG AGAACCGCTTCATCCAGTAGCTTGGGATCCTCTAATGGAAATCCAGGGGAACTAAAAAGGGAGAATTCAGGAAtcttaattgattttgatgCTGATCCTGAACCTCCTGTTGCTGCAACAGTGCCACAAACACAACAACCACCAGTTCAAACCATCGCACAACCGATAAGTTCATCCAATGATAACTGGGCCTCTTTTGATTTTGCCACAGAAGCAAAAGTATCCCAAGCTCCTTCAAATGTGAATGCCCTGGAAACAGTACTTTCACAATTGTCAGTTCCAGCATCTGTTCCTGGGCACGGATCAGGAGTACCCAATAGTGGTGGTGCTCCAACAGCTGTACCAGTGGGCAATGTGTCAGTGTTGCCAATGAGTGGTGATTCCCTATTTCCACCAGTACGGCCCATCCCTACGTCACCGTTTCTTGGTGGTGCTCCTGCACCAGTCAATACTTTTGCTGCATTTCCTCCAGCTGCTGCCGCTGCAGCTGCTCCTGGATTGACACCAATGTTACATGGGCATGATGGTAATTCCTTTGTCAAAGTTACTGGTGCAGGACAATGGCCAAGCATGCAGTATCAACAACATTCTTTATTCCCTGATACTGGAAGTCAGTCTATCGCTCAACAATTTGCTCCATCAGTTGGTGGAACTTCAACCAATCAG CagtggaattcaccacttttgCCAAATACACAAGGGCCTTTTAGTGCTCCTGCAGCACAAGCACCTCAAACTGTCTCAAAACCTCAGGTGGTTGCTTCTAGTCTTTCATCACCACCTCTCCCTGTGGAAGTAAAACCAGCTGGAAGAAAAGAATTGCCATTG GATCTTTTCGCTGCAACCTATCAACCCATCTCTATGCAAGTTCCAGGTTGGCAAACTGGTCCACCCCATGGCATGGGGTTCCACCTGCAATATAATACTGCAGCG CCATTGCCATCAACATTCTCACATTCATCAAAATCAACAAACCCATTTGATCTCAACAATGAACCACCTCCGGCTCAAGCTCCAACA TTTCCTTCCATGGCGTCCTTGCAAGGGAGTCTACCAAATATGCCCCCTTCTATGGGCTTGCTGCATTCTTCCAGTGCTGGTACTCAATCAACATGGACACCACCCCAGTCATCATTATATCCATTGGCAATGCCTCCACAAGCACCACCTTATGTGTCGGGAATGCCTCCACAAGTACCGCCTTATGCGTCGGGAATGCCTCCAA GAGCATACATGGGGCAACAAGTACCTGGTGCCATTCCACCTTCCAG TCATCAAGGAGTGGGAAGCTTTGGCAGTGAGGATGCTGCTTTTAGCTCTTTGAATCcaaatcatctaattggtggaaGATCCTCTGCACCTGCTGCCTTAGATAAGCTTTCTTCTGTTGGAGGAAATCCATTTGGATAA
- the LOC100254268 gene encoding uncharacterized protein LOC100254268 has translation MESGASSGNGRHPEGMKESWFSQFRNSPNPWMARYVYGLMFLITNLLAWAVRDYGRGALTEMERLQGCKGVRDCLGAEGVLRVSLGCFTFYFIMFLSTAGTSKLHKPRELWHSGWWSAKIILWVALMMLPFLVPSAFIQLYGEIAHFGAGVFLLIQLISIISFIKWLNDCCHSGKYADRCRIHVMLLATTAYVICIMGIILMYIWYVPEPSCLLNIFFITWTLVLLQLMTSVSLHPKVDESFLTPGLMGLYVVFLCWCAIRSEPPEDRCNQKVESATKADWLTIISFIVALLAMVIATFSTGIDSKCFQFRKDDTQAEDDVPYGYGFFHFVFATGAMYFSMLLIGWNTHHSIRKWTIDVGWTSTWVRIVNEWLAACVYLWMLVAPIIWKSRQTGEST, from the exons ATGGAGAGTGGTGCAAGCAGTGGCAATGGGCGACATCCTGAAGGCATGAAGGAATCCTGGTTTAGCCAATTCCGGAACAGTCCAAACCCTTGGATGGCTAGATATGTATATGGTTTGATGTTCCTCATTACTAATCTACTAGCATGGGCCGTTCGGGATTATGGCCGTGGTGCCCTGACAGAGATGGAGA GACTACAAGGGTGCAAGGGTGTGCGAGATTGTTTGGGAGCAGAAGGAGTTCTGCGCGTTAGCCTGGGATGTTTT ACTTTCTATTTCATAATGTTTCTTTCAACAGCTGGTACATCCAAGTTGCACAAGCCTAGAGAATTGTGGCATTCTGGTTGGTGGTCTGCAAAGATTATCTTGTGGGTTGCCTTAATGATGCTCCCCTTCTTGGTTCCTTCTGCTTTTATTCAGCTCTATG GGGAGATTGCACATTTCGGTGCCGG GGTCTTTCTCTTAATTCAGCTAATAAGCATAATCAGCTTCATTAAATGGCTGAATGATTGTTGTCACTCTGGCAAATATGCAGACAGATG CCGTATCCATGTAATGTTACTTGCAACTACTGCATATGTCATATGCATAATGGGGATCATCTTGATGTACATTTGGTACGTACCAGAGCCGTCTTGCCTCCTTAACATTTTCTTCATCACCTGGACACTAGTGCTCCTCCAGCTCATGACTAGTGTCTCTCTCCACCCAAAG GTAGATGAAAGTTTCTTGACTCCAGGGCTTATGGGCCTGTATGTTGTGTTCCTCTGCTGGTGTGCTATTAGAAG TGAACCACCAGAGGACAGATGCAACCAGAAGGTGGAATCAGCGACCAAAGCAGATTGGCTTACCATCATA AGCTTTATTGTTGCGCTGCTTGCCATGGTCATTGCAACATTTTCAACAGGCATTGATTCCAAATGCTTTCAG TTCAGGAAGGATGACACACAAGCCGAAGATGATGTTCCCTATGGTTATGGCTTCTTCCACTTTGTTTTTGCCACCGGAGCCATGTATTTTTCAATGCTATTGATTGGTTGGAATACTCATCATTCCATAAGAAA GTGGACAATTGATGTTGGCTGGACGAGTACTTGGGTTAGAATAGTGAACGAATGGCTGGCAGCCTGTGTATACC TATGGATGCTTGTGGCTCCGATCATATGGAAAAGCAGACAAACAGGCGAATCTACATGA